acccgatatgggtaatttcactaattaattgtcactaaggctaatttgtggggaaaattggTTAGGGTAGTCTTGGGGAATTTTCATGCTTAAGGGTTGGTTTCCGGGTAGTGTCGActtttgacccttgtccaccaacggaagttggttaggtCTTTAGTCGGGTATTTTGGGACCAacccttgtcaccaactaaggttgagaccaGGAAGGAGAACCGAggagggtgcctctaggctagtgtttgaaatcgacctccggaagggggagtgggatgacccggaatttgatgagggcttaatgaccttgaccattcacttgacctccttgggaaaatgcatgttcttggggttgtcgggttttgagttagggataccgactttcgaacccgggagggggggttagtcggagtagctagtgtcctagtgcgaggaggaagggaggttctaggcgaattagagtcatctccccttacctttctaccccttttgattagccgagacgattagtatgtggaattactcatgtttatggtcggaccgagttctagtctttctctttatttgatttACCCCTTATCTTTAGTTTGTTCTTACCTTATCTAGTTGTTTGTCTTTAAATTCGATAGTTTAGCGCTAGTTTGTTACTACCTACCTTgttatttatcgacttagctaaaccggtgaattagaacgattagtactccacctactccttgtgggatcgacccttttaagtgtacaacgataaaatcgtgcacttgcgaggtttaacttgagaccatcaGATGGTTCGTCATTCACTGAAGATGTGAAACTGTTGATCTTGTAAGTAATCCCTGTATTTAGTGAGTTAATTTAGCATTCTTAAAAGGTTTTACAGGCAATTTGATGATTATTACCTTGCGATATGATACCTGCATCTGTCATTCTCGACCCATGTTTAGTTTTATTTGATTGTGGTTTCTATATCATTTGATGATTATTATCGAGCAATATTTTACTTGAGTCTGAAATCAAGACGTTTAGGTCAAATGTGAACTTAATTATTAACGCTTAAAAATCAATATGCTTTGTTTTGAAGTTCGATTTGTCCAGCCAACAATGGTACACTGTCCATCACTTGCTGTGTTGAGAGTTTCTAGACCACCATTGGATAGCTCTATTAGACTTCAGTTTTCATTCTCATTGCATTTCCTATTCCCAGGTTGTAATTTTTCTGGTctgtgtttgtttgtttgtttagaTTTCTTATTATATTGCGGGTGGTGATTATTTGGTTTGGAATTTAATTTTGAGTCTTGAGAGATTGGATTTGAATTATTCAGAAGGGCAATTCATGAAAACTCTACTATTTATGTATTACATTTATTAGTTTTGTAATTATCCCAAGTTTAATATATAGGGCTTATAATGGTTAATTAGTGGACATTAGAACTACTGTTTGTTGCCCAATCTGTATATCTTCGTATTTTTCGTACAAAATCTCCATGTTTTATGGAATGATTTAAAAAAATGAAGTTTGTGAATTTATGCGCAACACTCCTATATAGTTATATGAGCTGTCAATAGCGATAAGGCCTCATTGTGGTTAGGCAGAGGTATACTATCGATGATAGACAATAAGTTCAAATGATCAAATCTTCTTATTTATATTGTACTGGTCTTATGCCTGAAATTCCTTATTTGAGGCTTCAAAAAAATACTAGAGGTTCAATTTTTTCGGCCATTAAAATCGTGATAAAGGGAAAGTTTGACATGAATGACAGCTATGCATTCACATGGGATTTCAAATAAAGAGAATGAGTTTTGATGTAGGATAGCTCTTCTCTGAAATCAAAGAGTGTAAATAGAAATAGCAGCAGTAACCTGAGAGATCTCTTGGTCAACTCATTAAATAGGGCGCTTAAATGAGACTATCTACTCACTGCTATAATAATTCCTTGAGAATTGACTTTTTCGTGCACCCAAGAGGGAATGCCTAACTTCGTGCCACTTTACTTCAATTGAAAATGCTTTCCTGTCATTTATAGATGGTCGTCAGCTTACCTTTTAGCAATCAGATTAATAGAGATATGTATCTTCTGGCATATCTAACATGTTTATGTTACTGCTTAATCTGAGCTACTCAATGTCGACTATTTGATTGACCTTTGCCCCGTCTTGAAATTGTTTTGTAGCGAATGGGAAATATTGATGATGCGGTCCCCTTTTTTGGGGAAGGATTCAACAAAATTTATCCCCTCATTATGGTTATTTACACGATTAAGTTGCAAGCAACTTCTTTGATCGGGTGATTGATTATTTCGGGAGTCGGAAGAGATTGATTTCAAAGTGAAGCAGATGATATGGATGGTTTTGATGCGGCGCAGAATGATTATCCTACGAGAGGTATACTATGGCTCTACTTTCGTAGTCTGCGTGCATTATTGGTGATGTGTATACAATTAGTGTTTACGGGGGTGTAACGAGGCCGAGCCGATGTCGGGCTTAGCGAAGCTCGAGCTCGACAAGCCAAGCTTTGATGAACCAATTCCGAGGGATTGTCGAGCGGGCTCGGCTTATTTACGACCCTAAGTACTTCCAAGTTCTAAagcatagtttcctaattgatgTGCAGAACGGTCTTGGCTTGAACAAGGGCACCGAGTAGGGGAGCAAGTTATACCCTTTGGCAAGAAATTTCAACAACATAACTTTAGACGTGGAGTCTGGTTCGAATAAGAAGGTATGTCATTTGATGAATGCTCTGGCTTGCCCTATATCCTATAGCATATCTTTGTGAATAAACAATTCTAGCTTCTTGAATATTTCTAAAGTTTTCTTGAATAAATGCAAATATTTCAGGAGGACCATACTGTTGAGATGAAAGGGTCTTCATTTGCTAATGGTCAGACGGCAAGTATGTCGAAGAAAGTCAAACCGAGTCTCAAAGCAATATAGTGGGAACAAGGAAGCAATCAAGAACAAGTACTCGCCATCGAGAACAGAGCTTAGAACCGATCGATCTATTTTGTACAGTGGTTGCGTATTACACACATTAATCTTCTTTTAAACTTACTACGCACAGAAATACAAATCGGGGCTCCGCGCCCGGGAGGGCGCGGCGCAACGACTAGTAAAGGTAAAACATGAGTTTGCACCTTAACAAAGGCAGACACAAATCTCATTGCTTTTACAAAACCCATGAACTACAATTCATGTGCTTTGGAAGGAGTACTGAAACACCCTCACCGGGTGTAACTATCACCGGAATGAGGTGTAAAACACAACTTTAAATAACTTTGGACAATGTTTCTGTCACTGCCATAAGTCCATAACCGTATCTCAACTAAATAATTGGGTAATAACGATTTTACACAAAGTTGAATACTTCGTATTAAATCACCTACTATTATAATTATCAAAAGAACAACTTTTATAAAAGACGTTTGATACAATTTTTTTAAAGCTACTCAGGTGAATAATGTAAGCGATTTACAATAAACTTGTGTAAAATCGTCTAGTTAAAAACTAAGGCCGTATTTTAGCCCAAAGAGTAAAAAAACTTGCGACCTAGCCCAAACTCTAAAACAACCCATAAACAAATCCTCAAATAACAATAACTACTCTCTCATTGGTCAATCCAAACAAACACGGATCGCTCCACCCAAAACAAATCCTCACCGTCGATTAATCTAATCTCATATTCCACGTCACCGATCCGTGCCTTCCAAAATCTCACCACCTCAATTAAACCCATTATATATACCCACACTCATTTCCTTCCAAATCACAACACACAAATCATTTCTCTCACTACTCACAAAATAAACCGAACAAACCAAACACACTACCCCAACCGAAGAAAATGGATTCAACCGGAGGAAAGAAGAAGGGAGCTGCTGGAAGGAAAGCCGGCGGTCCAAAGAAGAAGTCAGTTACCCGGTCCATCAAAGCCGGTCTTCAGTTCCCGGTCGGTCGTATTGGAAGGTACTTGAAGAAAGGCCGGTATGCTCAGCGAGTCGGATCTGGAGCTCCGGTTTACTTGGCTGCTGTTCTTGAGTACCTTGCTGCTGAGGTATATATACAATTCAAACTTTCATTTTGATTtttccgtctcaattatttgtttaattaaattaattttgatttttctCAATCATTTATTAATTTGTTTACGATTGCGTGATTTAGGTGTTGGAATTGGCGGGAAATGCAGCACGTGACAACAAGAAGAACAGGATAATCCCAAGGCACGTGCTACTGGCAATAAGGAATGATGAAGAGCTCGGAAAGCTGTTGGCCGGAGTGACAATTGCACATGGAGGAGTGTTGCCAAACATTAACCCGATTCTGTTGCCTAAGAAGACTGCTGAGAAGTCACCCAAGGAGCCTAAATCGCCTTCAAAGGCCGCCAAATCGCCAAAGAAAGCTGCTGCTTAAGTGTTTATTCCTATGAGTTGTGtatgtaatcaatctaattagggtttgggattagtTAGTATCGTTGGTTGTTTAGTGTTATGGTTTTAGAGTTGATTTCTGATCGATTCTTGACTTTTGTATTTGCTCCAGTGTTTCGATTGCAACATAATGAAATATGAATTTCAGTTCTCCAATGGTTCATCGTAATTTCTTTGTTGAATTGTTGTCAATTGCATTGGTTTATCTGATTTATTCGATACTCCTTCCGTCTCAATCTCATCGTTTCATTTCTCTTTTAATGCTGAACAATGCTTGGCTTACAGAAGGTTTAATCGAGCCATTTCTCTTTTGTTACATTGACTGTTTTCTGTGatataattagggtttttggaaTAGTTAGTATCATTGGTATTTTGGTCCTGCAGTCAATATCTGATCGATTCTCGATTTTTGTATTTGCTGAAGTGTTCTCTCCAATGTTTTTTCTTAATTTCTTTGTTGAATTGTTGTCATTGGCATTGATTTATCAACTGAAATGAAATCTGATTCGATAAAATTGGTAAGTTATGAAGTAGAAGCATTCTGTAAGTCCATGATTGCAGCATAATGCTGAACAGTGCTTGGCTTACAGAGTTACAGAACAGTTTGTTAATTTCTCAGACTGGTATTTGTGTTTAACCAATGCAAGACTTATTCAAAGTTGGCTCTATACAAAAAACTATGGTCTCTTGCTCCTGTTTGTTTGGTTTATTCTGTACTCCTTCCGTCTCAATTTTTTATACCCTTTTCCTATCAAGATGAATTCATGGTTACATGTGAATTCTCAGTATGTTTATCGTTGACCGTTTATAAGTTATCAGTTCCAGAGCATAAGCATACTGTGTTCAGTGTGTTGATATGAGAAGTACAACCTGTTGATACTCCTTCCATACTCGGTACTCCATAGCAGGACTTTGTTATCAGTCCGGAAACCTTTCACAGACGTATTGTTCGTAGCACACGTGTTTCCGAACAGAAAGTTCACTCTCTTCATATGTGAAGAACCACCCACCCCTTAATACCTCAATGGAGCTATTATAACCTCAATCTATCTTCTCAATCATCCCACGTTTGGCCAAAATCATGTGCAGTTAAGACTATGGAGAACCCAATGACAACTGCTTGCTTCTGCACATTCCCATGTAATTGGGGGCAACTAACTCCAGAGTTTTTGTAGTTATCTGCATGAGGCATTTAGACACTAGTTAGAAATATTTGACGAAAACTTACTAAGAAATCAGTTTCTCTTATGTTCAGAAAGTATCGTCAATCTGAGCAACTCTTAGAAGAACATTTGGGGGCTTCGTAAATCAAGGCACCATTGCGATACTCTAATACCCCATCCGATTTTTATTATATGCCACTTTCTCGATCAATATGAGAGATACCAGTGACATACCACTGTCATTATTTTTTTGACAAACACTGTAGAAACTGCAACATTATACTGGTATATATTAAGAGAACTCGACGGTCTGAAGGGCTGTTTCAATGTGCGAAAATTGACTGACATGAGATAAGAAACCAGGATAGTAGTACAGATTAGCCTATTTTTTCCTCAATGTCGAGCTGGAGAAGGGTGTTAATGTTAACTTACACTGAACCTTCGACTATTTTACCTGATTGTACAAGTGGTAAACCATGCCGATTCAAAAAAAGTTCAGATAAAAATTTCTGTAAACCAACTGTAGCAATTGCATCTTTAACCCGATGTTGCATTAATTGAGGTTATGGGAATAACTTATCATGGGGGGCACGGAGTGTCTTGCATGGGTTGGACTTTGTTCGTCAACATGTGGCCTGGAAGCCGGGTCTGGAATCAGATTTGAATGTTTGGACAACTAAATGGGTTAGTGAGTTAGTGGTGAGTGTCCTGAGCCTAGTGAGGATATCTTAGCTTTAGAGTATGTGGATCTTAAGAATTTAAAGGTAAGGGATCTAAGGAGGCATGGTAGCAATGGGTTTGGTGATTTTTGGAATGAATCGCTCATTCATCTTCGTTTTTCAGATGAGAGTGCCAAACATATCCTTGCCATCCCCGTTTGTAGTCACAGACGAGGGATGATCTCTACTGGGTGAATAATAGTGTTGGTGAGTATAGTGTGAAGAGTGGTTACGGGGTTCTCTTTGGCGAGTTTATGGATCGGAAAGGTTCGAACAAGGATAAGTTAAGGCTTAATGATGATGGCCGTAACTTTTGTAAATGGAAACTGTGGCGGCTTCCAGGACCCTAAACGCGGAAAGTTATTATCTGTCGGATCATTACTAATTCTCTCTCGGTGAGGAGTAATTTTGCACGGAGAAATATTGGGATTGATCCGGGGTGTAAATTTTGTGGGAATGAAGGTATGGTTATGGATAGggctgttaatgagacgagacagctcgcgagcaactcgagctcggctcggtaaaagctcggtcaaagctcggctcgtgtgagcccggctcgggctcgggctcagctcgagagcttaacgagtcaagccgagctaacgttggctcggctcgaaaagctcgtgagcggctcgaacttgtataattagataaaatatttctcatattttataaaaatattttgtcatgattataatttgtatcacacatatcaaaAATGTCTTTTTGATTTTCCAATATTTGCATATAAAACTTTCGAGCCTTGTTATTAAAAATATTGAGAGAAAAAACACGAAAATTCAACAATTATATATACGCTCGAGTTGAACTCGAATTTGGCTCGAGCTCgtgttaaagctcgcaagcttgataacgagcacaattttttcaagctcgggtaagctcgagatcggctcgagctcgagttttactttatgagcacaagccgagcaaggccaagctcgggctcggctcggctcgttaacacccctaGTTATGGAAACGACGGAACATTTATTCCGGGACTGTCCTGTGTCACGGAGGGTGTGGACTTGTTCAGAGGTTGGTATTCGTGCCGACCATGGGCCGAACTTGAGTATTGGGAAATGGCTCATTGATTGGATTACTTATTTGGGGAAACTTGAGGAGACGGATGTTCGATTGGTCCGTTTTCTGACAACAATTTGGTGTTTATGGAGTGTCCAAAATCGTATTCTCTTTCAGAGGATGGCCTTTCGCCCGATTGTGTTTTTGATCAAGCTTTCTTCGTAAGTGGTGGGGACGACTGATCAAGCTTTTGATATGGTTAAAAAAGGTAAGAAGTCACCTCGCCGGCTTATTCTGTGTTAGAAGATGAGCGGTTTCTTTGGATTCGAGAAAGTAAAACTGTATGTGTGGTTGAGATCCTTAATTCATGTGATTGTTTAAGAATGATGGTCGATGCAAGTTGGAAATCTATATATAATGCATGTATTGGGTGGGTCGTCTGATCAGGGTCTAGGGAAAGATTCTTTTCTAC
This region of Silene latifolia isolate original U9 population unplaced genomic scaffold, ASM4854445v1 scaffold_160, whole genome shotgun sequence genomic DNA includes:
- the LOC141638021 gene encoding histone H2A-like, yielding MDSTGGKKKGAAGRKAGGPKKKSVTRSIKAGLQFPVGRIGRYLKKGRYAQRVGSGAPVYLAAVLEYLAAEVLELAGNAARDNKKNRIIPRHVLLAIRNDEELGKLLAGVTIAHGGVLPNINPILLPKKTAEKSPKEPKSPSKAAKSPKKAAA